In Lewinellaceae bacterium, a single window of DNA contains:
- the ligA gene encoding NAD-dependent DNA ligase LigA, with protein MYSQEEQRSLFSLSKAYLNGGSALQQESADEQVNKLRQVIEYHEYRYYILNDPVVSDAEYDQLYKMLEKLEAEHPELVTPESPTQRVSSDLSSDFPSVEHLTPMLSLANSYNEEDLVEFDAQVKRYLNIPEEEDIEYAVEPKFDGGSIAVVYENGRLLRAATRGNGTVGEEMTNNARAIRSIPLRADFASLGIYKAELRGEVLIRKDVFQEINEQREEEGLSLFANARNTATGGLRMKDPQEVAKRGLEAFIYTLGYAVDEEGNDVLSRFATHQESLGRLHQLGFKVPVEGVERTVCKNIKAALDFCHGWQEKRDSYPYEIDGMVVKVNSRELQERAGSTSHHPRWAIAFKFKAKQATSRLLRVEYQVGKIGSITPVAKIEPVQLAGVTVSSVSLHNEDFIKSKDLHIGDMVLVERAGDVIPYIVKAMEELRDGSEQPIEFPKYCPINDTDEPVELIRIEGEAAWRCPVCVCGAQNLQKIIFHVSKNAMDIEGLGKSIVERFYELGWLRTIADVYRLDYEKVAELEGFGEKSAENLKESVEKARQNPIHRLLHSLSIHHLGQKVSKIIAAEIDHVLDLREWDMEKFTHIKDVGPVVAENVIAYFSNEHNIKLLEEMEALGVNMKQTEDDLPKAASGDGPFVGKTILFTGALQTLSRKEAQAKAEAAGAKIISAVSGNLDILVVGEKPGSKLKKAQALGTVEVMTEEEFLGRVG; from the coding sequence ATGTACAGCCAGGAAGAACAACGCTCCCTTTTCAGCCTGTCCAAAGCCTACCTCAATGGGGGAAGCGCGCTGCAGCAGGAATCAGCTGACGAACAGGTCAACAAGCTGCGCCAGGTGATCGAATACCACGAATACCGCTATTACATCCTGAATGATCCCGTCGTCAGCGACGCGGAGTACGACCAGCTATACAAAATGCTCGAAAAGCTGGAAGCGGAACATCCCGAACTGGTGACGCCCGAATCGCCCACTCAGCGCGTGTCCTCCGACCTGTCGAGCGATTTTCCTTCGGTGGAGCATCTCACGCCTATGCTCTCCCTGGCCAATTCCTACAACGAGGAAGACCTGGTGGAGTTTGACGCACAGGTCAAGCGCTACCTCAACATACCGGAAGAGGAGGACATCGAGTACGCCGTGGAGCCCAAATTTGACGGCGGCAGCATTGCCGTGGTCTATGAAAACGGCCGCCTGCTACGCGCCGCCACCCGCGGCAACGGCACAGTGGGGGAAGAGATGACCAACAACGCCCGCGCCATCCGTTCCATCCCTCTGCGGGCCGATTTTGCCAGCCTGGGCATCTACAAGGCCGAACTGCGGGGGGAGGTGCTCATCCGCAAAGACGTGTTTCAGGAGATCAATGAACAGCGGGAGGAGGAAGGGCTCAGCCTTTTTGCCAACGCCCGCAATACCGCCACGGGCGGTCTGCGCATGAAAGACCCGCAGGAGGTCGCCAAACGGGGGCTGGAGGCCTTCATCTACACCCTGGGCTACGCCGTGGATGAGGAGGGCAACGACGTACTGTCCCGCTTCGCCACCCACCAGGAGAGCCTCGGCCGGCTCCATCAACTGGGATTTAAAGTGCCGGTTGAGGGGGTGGAACGGACGGTATGCAAAAACATCAAGGCCGCCCTCGACTTCTGCCACGGCTGGCAGGAGAAGCGCGACAGCTACCCCTACGAGATCGACGGCATGGTGGTGAAAGTGAACAGCCGGGAGCTGCAGGAAAGGGCCGGCTCCACCAGTCACCACCCGCGCTGGGCCATCGCCTTCAAGTTCAAGGCCAAGCAGGCTACCTCCCGCCTGCTGCGGGTGGAATACCAGGTGGGCAAGATCGGCTCCATCACGCCGGTGGCTAAGATAGAGCCGGTCCAACTGGCGGGGGTAACGGTCTCGTCCGTTTCCCTGCACAATGAGGATTTCATCAAGTCCAAAGATCTGCACATCGGCGATATGGTCCTGGTAGAACGGGCAGGGGATGTGATCCCCTACATCGTCAAGGCTATGGAGGAACTGCGCGACGGCTCCGAACAGCCGATCGAGTTTCCGAAGTACTGCCCCATCAACGATACGGACGAGCCGGTGGAACTGATCCGCATCGAAGGAGAAGCCGCCTGGCGCTGCCCCGTCTGCGTCTGCGGCGCCCAGAACCTGCAGAAGATCATCTTTCACGTCTCCAAAAACGCCATGGACATCGAGGGGCTGGGCAAGTCTATCGTCGAGCGCTTCTACGAGCTGGGCTGGCTGCGCACCATCGCCGACGTCTACCGGCTGGACTACGAAAAGGTCGCCGAACTGGAGGGCTTCGGCGAAAAGTCGGCGGAAAACCTGAAAGAATCGGTGGAAAAAGCCAGGCAGAACCCCATCCACCGCCTGCTGCACAGCCTCAGCATCCACCACCTGGGGCAAAAGGTTTCGAAGATCATCGCCGCCGAAATCGATCATGTACTTGATCTTCGGGAATGGGATATGGAGAAATTCACTCACATCAAGGATGTCGGCCCGGTGGTGGCCGAAAACGTCATCGCCTACTTCAGCAATGAGCACAACATCAAGTTGTTAGAAGAAATGGAGGCGCTGGGGGTCAATATGAAACAGACCGAAGACGACTTGCCCAAAGCCGCCAGCGGCGACGGCCCCTTCGTCGGCAAGACCATCCTCTTTACCGGTGCCCTTCAAACGCTGAGCCGCAAGGAGGCCCAGGCTAAGGCCGAGGCGGCCGGCGCCAAGATCATCAGCGCCGTGAGCGGCAACCTGGATATTCTGGTGGTGGGAGAGAAGCCGGGCTCCAAGCTGAAGAAGGCGCAGGCGCTGGGCACGGTGGAGGTGATGACGGAGGAGGAGTTTTTGGGGAGGGTGGGGTGA